The nucleotide sequence AACGAGCGTTGACCTCGCCGTAACTCACCCACGAGTTATCGGCAAATTTCAGGTAGTCGCGGTCCGGATGGGCCTCGGCCCGATCCCTGAGTACCTTCGCGAGGATCCACTGGGTGGGGTCCTCCTTCGCGTACCAATCACTCCAATCGGCCATCGCCGTGATCTCCCTCGTCTTCGTCGTTGTCTCGCGCGGCGTCAGCCGGCGGGGGTGAACCTGGGCATCGTGATCTCATCGGTCACGTCGTCATAGACCAGACGGACCTTCATCCCGATCTGCACCGCGTCGTGCTCGAGGGAGGGGAAGCCCTCCTCGTCCTTCACGAGAATGCTCATCATGCGCGGGCCTTCGTCGAGGTCGATGAGCGCCACGATGTGCGGCGGATCGCCCTTGTAGGCCTTGCTCGGCCCGAAGAAATGGGTCGAGTAGGTGTAGACGGTGCCGTTGCCGGATGCATCCATCCAACTGGTCTCGTTCAGCGTGCCCGGTGCGTACTTGCGTGGGTACCAGAACGGCTTTCCGGTCTCATCGCACGGGATGATGAACCGGTGCTCCTTGAGGGCGGCCCAGAAGGTGGCGTCCTCCGGACGAAGGTCCGGGAGCGGCTTGGTGTAGGCGGGCTTCTCTGACATTGCTCGGTATCTCCTCGTTCGTCTCGGTCGTGAGCGGAACTACGCCGCCGACGGCGGCTCACTGGACAGGACCAGCGCGCTCGTGGCCGCGAGAATGCCGCCCGAGCCGTTCGTAATCGCGAGCTTCGCGCCGGGAACCTGGTGGTTGCCGCCGTTGAACTCGGTCTTCGCAGAATCGTCCGCCTCGCCGCGCAGTTGCAACACCGCTTCGACGATGTGGTGCATGGCACCGAGGTGGGCCTGACGGATCAGGCCGCCATGGGTGTTCATCGGGAGCGTTCCGCCAAGTTTGCCGTTGCCCTCAAGAACCCAGTCGCCGGCCTCGCCGGGACCACACACGCCAAAGCCCTCAAGGGCGATGAGCGGAGTGAACGAGAATGAGTCGTAGATCTCGGCCACGTCGAGGTCCTGAGGCGTGATGCCGGCGACCTCCATGGCACGGCGACCGGCACGGCCGAGGCCGTCGCGGACGGAGGCCACGGATTCGGCCTGTGAGATGTACTGATGGGAGAAGCCCTCACCGATACCGGTGATGTAGACCGGCGTCTTCTTCATGTTCGCGGCGCGCTCAGCCGTGGTGACGATGAACGCTGCGGCACCGTCGGAGACGAGCGAGCAGTCCATCGCGTGGAACGGCGTCGCGATCCAGCGATCGGCCATCACGTCCTCCACGGTCACCACATTGCGGAGCATGGCGTTCCATTTGAGGGCGGCATGCTCGGACTGGGTGGCGACGACGGCCGCGAGGGCCTCCTGCGGAACGTTGTGCTCGTGCATGTAGCGCTGGGCCAGAAGGCCGTAGCCCCCGATGGTGGTGAGGCCGAACGGGGCCTCGTACGCACCGTGGCTCATCTCGCGTGCCATTGCGATCATGCCCGACGATGAGATCCCGGAGCGTGTGTTGTCACCGCGCACGCACAGAACCGTGTTCGCGAGACCGGCATCGATGGCCATCGCGGCCTGGACGGCCATGAGCGGCGCGGTCGCGCCACCAACGGCGACCGAGGCGAAGTAGCCCGGCTTCATACCCATGTAGTCGGCAAGCGTCGTGGCGTGCATCAAGGTGCTCTCGACGAACGAGAACGCCGTGACGATGCCGTCCACGTCCTTGAGTTCGAGCCCGGCATCGTC is from Thermoleophilia bacterium and encodes:
- a CDS encoding thiolase family protein — protein: MAEGTPDVKEARRMLAKGICIAGVGETEQGIISDRGSFELLAEVTKTTLDDAGLELKDVDGIVTAFSFVESTLMHATTLADYMGMKPGYFASVAVGGATAPLMAVQAAMAIDAGLANTVLCVRGDNTRSGISSSGMIAMAREMSHGAYEAPFGLTTIGGYGLLAQRYMHEHNVPQEALAAVVATQSEHAALKWNAMLRNVVTVEDVMADRWIATPFHAMDCSLVSDGAAAFIVTTAERAANMKKTPVYITGIGEGFSHQYISQAESVASVRDGLGRAGRRAMEVAGITPQDLDVAEIYDSFSFTPLIALEGFGVCGPGEAGDWVLEGNGKLGGTLPMNTHGGLIRQAHLGAMHHIVEAVLQLRGEADDSAKTEFNGGNHQVPGAKLAITNGSGGILAATSALVLSSEPPSAA